A stretch of DNA from Campylobacter concisus:
AGCTGGCGGCACTGAGAGTAACGACTGGGCCAGCATGCTTTATAGGATGTATCTTAGATTTTGTGAGAGAGAAGGCTTTAAGGTCGAGACTCTTGACTTTCAAGAGGGCGATGAGGCAGGGCTAAAAGACGTGAGTTTTATCGTAAAAGGCGAAAATGCTTATGGTTACTTCAAAGCAGAAAATGGCATCCACAGGCTCGTTCGCACAAGTCCATTTGATAGTGCAGGGCGCCGTCATACGAGCTTTTCTAGTGTCATGGTAAGCCCTGAAGTAGATGATGATATAGAGATCGAGATCGAAGAGAAAGATCTAAAGATAGACACTTATAGAGCAAGTGGTGCAGGCGGTCAGCACGTAAACAAGACTGAATCTGCCATCCGCATCACGCACATACCAACTGGCATCGTCGTGCAGTGTCAAAATGACCGCAGTCAGCACAAAAATAGAGCCACAGCGATGAAAATGCTAAAATCTCGTCTTTACGAACTTGAGCTAATGAAACAACAAGAAGCAAGCAATAGCGTCGAAAAAAGCGAGATCGGCTGGGGGCACCAGATAAGATCATATGTACTTTTCCCATACCAGCAAGTAAAAGACAACCGCAGTGGCGAGGCATACTCACAAACTGATGCGATACTTGATGGCGATATCAAAAAGATGATAGAAGGCGTTTTGATCGCTCAAAAGGCTGACGCGTAATAAATTTACAAAAAGAGATGGGAGCTAAAATTTCATCTCTTTTAGCTTTGTGCAAGCTCCTTCTTTGCCTTTAAAGCAAGCTTCATCAAGATAAATTCTCGCTTTTTTGTAGTTATTTTTACCTAGATAGATAAGCCCTAGATCGTAGCTGGCCTCGCTTGAGCCAAGGCTTGTGGCTTTTTCGTAAAAATATATCGCTTTTTCTAAATTTTTGTTTACACCAAGGCCATACTCGTAGATATATCCAGCGCTTCTTAGTCCGTCTATGTTGCCGTATCTGCCAGCTGTTTCAAACCAGAAAAGTGCTCTTAAGATATCCTTACTAAAGCCTTTGCCGTCACGAAAACAAATGCCAGTTTGCTGCATGGCAAGCACATTTCCATCTTTTGCGTAGTCGTAAAATCTCTTGCAAGCCTTTGGATAGTTGCCTTCATTGTATAGATAGATGGCGTCTGCTATTTGCTCGACTTCAGGATCAAGTGGTGGCTCACTAAGGC
This window harbors:
- the prfB gene encoding peptide chain release factor 2; the protein is MDSYEYNELLKKLQTKVENIGSIVKPEEIKARLKEIEATEQDPDFWQDIARAGALNKEKTKISNMLAKFNDANQAVSDAKELFELANSENDEETINSLFDDAKNLDEKIVNLEISMLLSGEDDGKNAIVSIHPGAGGTESNDWASMLYRMYLRFCEREGFKVETLDFQEGDEAGLKDVSFIVKGENAYGYFKAENGIHRLVRTSPFDSAGRRHTSFSSVMVSPEVDDDIEIEIEEKDLKIDTYRASGAGGQHVNKTESAIRITHIPTGIVVQCQNDRSQHKNRATAMKMLKSRLYELELMKQQEASNSVEKSEIGWGHQIRSYVLFPYQQVKDNRSGEAYSQTDAILDGDIKKMIEGVLIAQKADA
- a CDS encoding tetratricopeptide repeat protein, with protein sequence MKKFIIFVFSVLLFWGCSLDQISQNFGLSEPPLDPEVEQIADAIYLYNEGNYPKACKRFYDYAKDGNVLAMQQTGICFRDGKGFSKDILRALFWFETAGRYGNIDGLRSAGYIYEYGLGVNKNLEKAIYFYEKATSLGSSEASYDLGLIYLGKNNYKKARIYLDEACFKGKEGACTKLKEMKF